The following are encoded in a window of Megalops cyprinoides isolate fMegCyp1 chromosome 16, fMegCyp1.pri, whole genome shotgun sequence genomic DNA:
- the prps1b gene encoding ribose-phosphate pyrophosphokinase 1 isoform X2, which produces MPNIKIFSGSSHQDLSQKIADRLGLELGKVVTKKFSNQETCVEIGESVRGEDVYIVQSGCGEINDNLMELLIMINACKIASASRVTAVIPCFPYARQDKKDKSRAPISAKLVANMLSVSGADHIITMDLHASQIQGFFDIPVDNLYAEPAVLKWIKENIPEWKNCTIVSPDAGGAKRVTSIADRLNVDFALIHKERKKANEVDRMVLVGDVKDRVAILVDDMADTCGTICHAADKLLSAGATKVYAILTHGIFSGPAISRINNACFEAVVVTNTIPQEEKMKHCPKIQVIDISMILAEAIRRTHNGESVSYLFSHVPL; this is translated from the exons ATGCCGAACATCAAGATTTTCAGTGGTAGCTCCCACCAGGATCTGTCTCAAAAAATCGCCGACCGCTTGGGGCTGGAGCTGGGGAAGGTCGTTACAAAGAAATTTAGCAACCAGGAGACATG CGTGGAGATCGGGGAGAGCGTCCGTGGCGAGGACGTCTACATCGTGCAGAGCGGCTGCGGGGAGATCAACGACAACCTGATGGAGCTGCTCATCATGATCAATGCCTGCAAGATCGCCTCGGCCTCCCGCGTCACCGCCGTCATCCCCTGCTTCCCCTACGCCCGCCAGGACAAGAAGGACAAG AGTCGAGCACCTATCTCTGCTAAACTGGTGGCCAATATGCTGTCAGTGTCTGGAGCTGACCACATCATCACGATGGATTTACACGCCTCGCAGATACAG GGTTTCTTTGATATCCCCGTGGACAACCTGTACGCAGAACCTGCTGTGCTCAAGTGGATTAAGGAGAACATTCCGGAGTGGAAGAACTGCACCATCGTGTCCCCTGACGCTGGAGGAGCCAAGAG AGTCACCTCCATTGCGGATCGGCTGAATGTAGACTTTGCCCTCATCcacaaggagagaaagaaggccAATGAGGTGGACCGCATGGTTCTAGTGGGGGACGTGAAGGACCGGGTTGCTATCTTGGTTGATGACATGGCCGACACTTGTGGCACCATCTGTCATGCAGCTGACAA GCTCTTGTCGGCTGGTGCTACCAAAGTGTATGCCATCCTTACCCATGGAATCTTCTCTGGCCCAGCCATCTCCCGCATCAACAATGCCTGCTTTGAGGCTGTAGTCGTCACCAACACCATCCCACAGGAAGAGAAGATGAAACACTGTCCCAAAATACAG GTGATCGACATCTCCATGATCCTGGCCGAGGCCATCCGTAGGACTCACAACGGCGAGTCGGTGTCCTATCTCTTCAGCCACGTGCCCTTGTAA
- the prps1b gene encoding ribose-phosphate pyrophosphokinase 1 isoform X1, whose amino-acid sequence MPNIKIFSGSSHQDLSQKIADRLGLELGKVVTKKFSNQETCVEIGESVRGEDVYIVQSGCGEINDNLMELLIMINACKIASASRVTAVIPCFPYARQDKKDKVGSRAPISAKLVANMLSVSGADHIITMDLHASQIQGFFDIPVDNLYAEPAVLKWIKENIPEWKNCTIVSPDAGGAKRVTSIADRLNVDFALIHKERKKANEVDRMVLVGDVKDRVAILVDDMADTCGTICHAADKLLSAGATKVYAILTHGIFSGPAISRINNACFEAVVVTNTIPQEEKMKHCPKIQVIDISMILAEAIRRTHNGESVSYLFSHVPL is encoded by the exons ATGCCGAACATCAAGATTTTCAGTGGTAGCTCCCACCAGGATCTGTCTCAAAAAATCGCCGACCGCTTGGGGCTGGAGCTGGGGAAGGTCGTTACAAAGAAATTTAGCAACCAGGAGACATG CGTGGAGATCGGGGAGAGCGTCCGTGGCGAGGACGTCTACATCGTGCAGAGCGGCTGCGGGGAGATCAACGACAACCTGATGGAGCTGCTCATCATGATCAATGCCTGCAAGATCGCCTCGGCCTCCCGCGTCACCGCCGTCATCCCCTGCTTCCCCTACGCCCGCCAGGACAAGAAGGACAAGGTGGGG AGTCGAGCACCTATCTCTGCTAAACTGGTGGCCAATATGCTGTCAGTGTCTGGAGCTGACCACATCATCACGATGGATTTACACGCCTCGCAGATACAG GGTTTCTTTGATATCCCCGTGGACAACCTGTACGCAGAACCTGCTGTGCTCAAGTGGATTAAGGAGAACATTCCGGAGTGGAAGAACTGCACCATCGTGTCCCCTGACGCTGGAGGAGCCAAGAG AGTCACCTCCATTGCGGATCGGCTGAATGTAGACTTTGCCCTCATCcacaaggagagaaagaaggccAATGAGGTGGACCGCATGGTTCTAGTGGGGGACGTGAAGGACCGGGTTGCTATCTTGGTTGATGACATGGCCGACACTTGTGGCACCATCTGTCATGCAGCTGACAA GCTCTTGTCGGCTGGTGCTACCAAAGTGTATGCCATCCTTACCCATGGAATCTTCTCTGGCCCAGCCATCTCCCGCATCAACAATGCCTGCTTTGAGGCTGTAGTCGTCACCAACACCATCCCACAGGAAGAGAAGATGAAACACTGTCCCAAAATACAG GTGATCGACATCTCCATGATCCTGGCCGAGGCCATCCGTAGGACTCACAACGGCGAGTCGGTGTCCTATCTCTTCAGCCACGTGCCCTTGTAA
- the LOC118791234 gene encoding solute carrier family 25 member 53-like translates to MCHLGACQGVDVFVSVRPSFTVSPTWRRCAPLDRKMQRSPGECDDGAALSGRDPFARLRSYMHGGTSSLLSTMTTLVTFPVYKTVFRQQLHSTLVREAVAQLYKEGPRKLYRGVVPPFLVKTLHGTLLFGLQDTFLHQLCPEGGSPAPLFFLQALAGVATGVVEALVFTPFERVQNVLQNAGNDRALPTLRSVLLHLRAESLAAGFYRAALPILLRNALGNGLYFGLKDPMRDALGERGLPPVASSFASGMVNSMAISLPLYPLSVLVANMQAQVGGDGGGVRRSWAALWESRQRSVALLYRGGSLVILRSCLTWGITTAIYDRLERRAG, encoded by the coding sequence ATGTGTCACCTGGGTGCATGCCAGGGTGTCGATGTATTCGTGTCTGTACGACCAAGCTTCACCGTCTCGCCAACATGGCGGCGCTGTGCCCCATTGGACAGGAAGATGCAGCGGAGTCCGGGTGAGTGTGATGACGGCGCAGCGCTCTCAGGCCGAGACCCCTTTGCACGGCTCCGCAGCTACATGCACGGGGGGACATCCAGCCTGCTTTCCACCATGACCACGCTGGTCACGTTTCCCGTCTACAAGACCGTGTTCCGCCAGCAGCTGCACAGCACGCTGGTCCGCGAGGCCGTGGCTCAGCTCTACAAAGAGGGGCCGCGGAAACTCTACAGGGGGGTGGTGCCGCCCTTCCTGGTGAAGACGCTGCACGGGACCCTGCTCTTTGGTCTGCAGGACACCTTCCTGCATCAGCTGTGTCCGGAGGGCGgaagccccgcccccctgtTCTTCCTGCAAGCCCTGGCAGGTGTGGCCACGGGGGTGGTGGAGGCCCTGGTGTTCACGCCCTTCGAGCGTGTGCAGAACGTGCTTCAGAACGCGGGGAACGACCGCGCCCTGCCCACCCTCAGGAGCGTGCTGCTGCACCTCCGCGCAGAGAGCCTGGCCGCCGGCTTCTACAGGGCCGCCCTTCCCATACTGCTCCGCAACGCCCTGGGCAACGGGCTCTACTTTGGCCTCAAGGACCCCATGCGGGACGCTCTCGGGGAGCGGGGGCTGCCGCCCGTGGCGTCCTCCTTCGCGTCGGGGATGGTGAACTCCATGGCCATAAGCCTGCCTCTGTACCCGCTCTCCGTGCTGGTGGCTAACATGCAGGCGCAGGTCGGCGGGGACGGGGGAGGGGTGAGGCGCTCCTGGGCGGCGCTGTGGGAGTCTCGGCAGCGCAGCGTGGCCCTGCTGTACCGGGGCGGCTCTCTGGTCATCCTGCGCTCCTGCCTCACCTGGGGCATCACCACTGCCATCTATGACCGGCTAGAGAGACGCGCCGGCTGA
- the tmsb1 gene encoding thymosin beta 1 produces the protein MSDNNPVKQEVQNFDKKCLKKTSTAEKNTLPTKEVIEQEKKACAEEGSK, from the exons ATGAGTGACAATAACCCCGTGAAGCAGGAAGTGCAGAACTTTGACAAGAAGTGTCTAAAGAAGACTAGCACGGCAGAGAAGAACACCCTTCCCACCAAGGAGG TTATTGAACAGGAGAAGAAGGCATGTGCTGAAGAAGGCTCCAAATGA